The following nucleotide sequence is from Cellvibrio sp. PSBB006.
TACATTGCGGAACCAGGCATACAAATCGCCAAACGCGGATTGCCCGGCCTCAAGCCCCACCATGCCCGGCATCACCGAACCGTCCACCTGGCCGCAGATACCGCGAATACATTTTTCGCCGATGTCGGCATAACTCGCGACAGTAATGTCGCATGTAGACGTACCCATAATCTTCGTCAGCACACCGGGTTTTACGTTGGCCGCCACCGCGCCCATATGGCAATCGAACGCGCTGAAACCGACCGGAATACCCGCAGGCAAACCGAGTTTGTCGGCCCAGGCGGCGGTAAGCGGACCAACCGCCTGATCGGAAGCAAATGTCTCTTTCGGCAAGCGATCACGCAGGCCATCCAACAACGGATCAATGCCCACAAAAAATTCATTGGGCGGATAACCGCCCCAGCTTTCATGCCACATCACTTTGTGGCCGGTCGCGCAACGACCCATACGCAGCTTGGTGGGATGAGTAGTATCGGTCAGCACCGCCGACATCCAATCGCAATGCTCAACCCAATAATAAGTCGCCGCGCGCACGGCAGCGTCTTCGCGCAGCACATGCAACGCCTTCGCCCAAAACCATTCGGACGAATAAATACCGCCTTCATATTTCAAATAATTCACCGGCGCCTGATTGGCCGCTGCAGTAATTTGCTGCGCCTCTTTGATCGCCGTGTGGTCTTTCCACAACACAAACATCGCGTTGGGGTTATCCGCAAACTCGGGCTTCAATGCGAGCGCAACACCCTCCGCATCCACCGCTACCGGCGTTGAGCCGGTGGTATCAAAACTGATGCCCACGACCTGCGCCGCCGCACCGCCGGGCGCCTTGGCCCACAAACCCCGCACCACCGCCTCCAGACTTTCGAGGTAATCCAGCGGATGCTGCCGGAACTGATCTTTGGCCGGCACGCAATACAAACCCTTCTTCCAGCGCGGGTAATACACCACGTTGGTGGCCACCTCAGCACCGCTACGGGTATCGACTAACAGGGCTCTAACCGAATCCGAGCCATAATCCAGGCCCAGGGCATAAGACGTCATAAATCACCTTGTTGGACAGGCTGAGCCGAAAGGAACCGAAGGCCTCAGCGATTTATCTATATTGTATGATAATATTATTCAAAAAAAGCGGCACTTGTCAATGGGATCAGAGCCGCTCCCGATAGAAATAGTCAAATATACCTCTAGTTATTTGTCCCATGCGAGCTTGGCGTTAGGGCATGGATTTCGAAACCCTCAATTCATGAATGAATTGAGGGAGCTACAGGGACGTATGTATGCGTTTTCGAAATCCATGCCCTAATGACAAGCGGACTACGAAGTACTAGCGAGATGCAAAAAAACGGCCAGTGAGGGGGCTGGCCGTGAAGCGAACATGCAGCGGCAAAACATCGACTGCAAAACACCAACTAACAATAAAACAGCGGAGGAAAACAGCAGGAAAATTATTTGACCGGCGCAACACCTTCACTACTCATAACGATGCGCTTGATCGTACCGTCCGGGTTGTAATGCAAATCATCAATCGCCACCGAACGACGGAAGCTGCCACCATCAGGCACATGACCACCGGTGTGATAAATAAAGAACGAACGACCTTTAAATTCGATAATGGACTGGTGATTGGTATTGGAGTTACCCGCCAGCTCATTCAGGATGCCCTTGTACTCCCAAGGCCCCGTGATGCTCTTGCTCATGGCATAACCAATTTTCTCCGGAAAGCCCATGGCATAGGTCAGGTAGTAATATTCGCCGTGCTTATGCGCCCAAAGCGCCTCGGTGAAATTCGGCAAACCCTCAATGGCATGGATCGGACCATCCAACTCAATCATGTTGTCTTTTAATTTGGCGTAACGCGGCTTGGTATTACCCCAGAACAGATACGCCTGACCGTCATCATCGATAAACGCCGCCGGATCGAGATCATCCCAATCAATGTTGGTATCAGTGGTCATGTCATTGCTGACCAGCGCTTTACCCAATGCATCCTTAAACGGACCGAGCGGACTATCAGCCACCGCCACACCAATCGCAAAACCATTGATCGTCGCGTGACGCACCGTCACATACCAATAAAACTTGCCACCCTTCTCAATCACATGGGCCGCCCAGGCATCACCCTTGGCCCATTTAAAATCCTTCACCGACAACTTCGGCCCGTGCTCCTTCCAATTCACCATATCGGTAGACGAAAACACCAGCCACTTATGCATCTCATAAAATTTGGTGTTGTCTTTAGCCTCATCATGGCCGGTGTACAGGTAAACGGTACCGTCGTGCACCATGGCGGCCGGGTCGGCAGTAAGCACATCTTTAAAGATCGGATTGTCCGCCTGGACGGTGGCAGCCCCAACCAGAATCAAGGGCAAGAGCGC
It contains:
- a CDS encoding glycoside hydrolase family 43 protein; translation: MSVIHSYARRALLPLILVGAATVQADNPIFKDVLTADPAAMVHDGTVYLYTGHDEAKDNTKFYEMHKWLVFSSTDMVNWKEHGPKLSVKDFKWAKGDAWAAHVIEKGGKFYWYVTVRHATINGFAIGVAVADSPLGPFKDALGKALVSNDMTTDTNIDWDDLDPAAFIDDDGQAYLFWGNTKPRYAKLKDNMIELDGPIHAIEGLPNFTEALWAHKHGEYYYLTYAMGFPEKIGYAMSKSITGPWEYKGILNELAGNSNTNHQSIIEFKGRSFFIYHTGGHVPDGGSFRRSVAIDDLHYNPDGTIKRIVMSSEGVAPVK
- a CDS encoding ribulokinase, translated to MTSYALGLDYGSDSVRALLVDTRSGAEVATNVVYYPRWKKGLYCVPAKDQFRQHPLDYLESLEAVVRGLWAKAPGGAAAQVVGISFDTTGSTPVAVDAEGVALALKPEFADNPNAMFVLWKDHTAIKEAQQITAAANQAPVNYLKYEGGIYSSEWFWAKALHVLREDAAVRAATYYWVEHCDWMSAVLTDTTHPTKLRMGRCATGHKVMWHESWGGYPPNEFFVGIDPLLDGLRDRLPKETFASDQAVGPLTAAWADKLGLPAGIPVGFSAFDCHMGAVAANVKPGVLTKIMGTSTCDITVASYADIGEKCIRGICGQVDGSVMPGMVGLEAGQSAFGDLYAWFRNVLMWPAINVLQQSTVVDDATKATLIQDLEDNTLRMLGDAASKIPAGETGITALDWVNGRRTPDADQTLSMAITGLKMGSQAPHIFRALVEATAFGARAIIERFKSEGVAIDSVVVIGGISKKSDFVMQVCADVWNCPIDVLESEQSCALGAAIFAATVGGAYPDVASAQKAMASPVCKTYQPDAATAKIYESLYQKYQQLGAFVSGNASGGSL